A genomic window from Pseudogulbenkiania sp. MAI-1 includes:
- the rplF gene encoding 50S ribosomal protein L6, protein MSRVAKNPVAIPAGVEVKFNATEVSVKGALGTLTTALCDEVEVKLDDNQLTFAAKNDSKFARAMSGTLRALLNNMVTGVSKGFEKKLTLVGVGYRAQAQGDAVNLSLGFSHPVSHKMPAGVKVETPTQTEILIKGADKQLVGQVAAEIRAYRSPEPYKGKGVRYADEVVVLKETKKK, encoded by the coding sequence ATGTCTCGCGTAGCAAAGAATCCCGTAGCGATCCCGGCCGGCGTTGAAGTCAAGTTCAACGCTACCGAGGTGAGCGTCAAGGGCGCTCTTGGCACCCTCACCACCGCTCTGTGCGATGAGGTTGAAGTGAAACTGGACGACAACCAGCTGACCTTCGCCGCCAAGAACGACAGCAAGTTCGCTCGTGCCATGTCCGGTACGCTGCGTGCCCTGCTCAACAACATGGTTACTGGCGTCAGCAAAGGCTTCGAGAAGAAGCTGACCCTGGTCGGCGTGGGCTATCGTGCCCAGGCCCAGGGCGATGCCGTGAACCTGTCTCTTGGTTTCTCCCACCCGGTTTCGCACAAGATGCCGGCCGGCGTGAAAGTGGAAACCCCGACTCAGACCGAGATCCTGATCAAGGGCGCTGACAAGCAGCTCGTTGGTCAAGTCGCTGCCGAAATCCGTGCCTACCGCTCCCCGGAGCCGTACAAGGGCAAGGGCGTACGCTATGCCGACGAGGTCGTGGTTCTGAAAGAGACCAAGAAGAAGTAA
- the rpmJ gene encoding 50S ribosomal protein L36, translated as MRVQPSVKKICRNCKIIRRNRVVRVICTDPRHKQKQG; from the coding sequence ATGCGAGTTCAGCCTTCGGTAAAGAAAATTTGCCGTAACTGCAAAATTATCCGTCGCAACCGTGTTGTTCGCGTGATCTGCACGGATCCCCGTCACAAGCAAAAGCAAGGCTAA
- the rplQ gene encoding 50S ribosomal protein L17 has product MRHRYSNRKLNRTTSHRLAMLRNMANSLLRHEVIVTTLPKAKELRRVAEPLITLGKKPSLANRRLAFDRTRDREIVVKLFDVLGPRYTARNGGYVRILKYGFRNGDNAPMALVELLDRPEDAVAVEEEAE; this is encoded by the coding sequence ATGCGTCATCGTTATAGCAATCGTAAACTGAACCGCACGACTAGCCACCGTCTGGCTATGCTGCGCAACATGGCTAACTCGCTGCTGCGCCACGAAGTGATCGTGACCACGCTGCCGAAGGCCAAGGAACTGCGCCGTGTGGCCGAGCCGCTGATCACGCTGGGTAAGAAGCCGTCGCTGGCTAATCGCCGCCTGGCTTTCGACCGCACCCGTGATCGCGAGATCGTGGTTAAACTCTTCGACGTACTGGGCCCGCGCTACACCGCTCGCAACGGCGGCTATGTTCGTATCCTGAAGTACGGCTTCCGCAACGGCGACAACGCTCCGATGGCTCTGGTCGAGCTGCTGGACCGTCCGGAAGATGCGGTAGCAGTGGAAGAAGAAGCCGAGTAA
- the rpmD gene encoding 50S ribosomal protein L30, protein MSNAKTVKVTLVKSLIGRLESHKACARGLGLKKINQTVEVLDTPENRGMINKISYLLKSEG, encoded by the coding sequence ATGAGTAACGCCAAGACTGTCAAGGTGACTCTGGTGAAGAGCCTGATCGGTCGCCTGGAATCCCATAAGGCCTGCGCTCGCGGTCTCGGTCTGAAAAAGATCAACCAGACCGTCGAAGTGCTCGATACGCCTGAAAACCGTGGCATGATCAACAAGATCAGCTACTTGTTGAAAAGCGAGGGCTAA
- the rpsK gene encoding 30S ribosomal protein S11 yields MAKANTAVRVRKKVRKSVSEGIVHVHASFNNTIITITDRQGNALSWATSGGAGFKGSRKSTPFAAQVAAEHAGKVAQEYGVKNLEVRIKGPGPGRESAVRALNALGFKITSISDVTPVPHNGCRPPKKRRI; encoded by the coding sequence ATGGCTAAAGCAAACACAGCTGTCCGTGTACGCAAAAAAGTGCGCAAGTCTGTTAGCGAAGGTATCGTGCACGTGCACGCTTCGTTCAACAACACCATCATCACTATCACCGACCGTCAAGGCAATGCTTTGTCTTGGGCTACCTCTGGCGGCGCTGGTTTTAAGGGCTCGCGCAAGAGTACACCCTTTGCTGCTCAGGTAGCGGCAGAGCATGCTGGTAAAGTTGCCCAAGAATACGGTGTGAAGAACCTCGAAGTTCGTATCAAAGGCCCGGGTCCGGGTCGTGAATCTGCCGTTCGCGCTCTCAACGCGCTGGGTTTCAAGATCACCAGCATCTCCGACGTGACGCCGGTGCCGCACAACGGCTGCCGTCCGCCCAAGAAACGTCGTATTTAA
- the rpmC gene encoding 50S ribosomal protein L29, translated as MKASELRAKTDAELKVELLSLLKAQFALRMQHATQQLAKTSELKKVRRDIARVRTVLKEKVA; from the coding sequence ATGAAAGCGTCCGAACTGAGAGCAAAGACTGATGCCGAGCTGAAGGTGGAACTGCTGAGCCTGCTGAAGGCACAGTTCGCGCTGCGCATGCAGCATGCCACCCAGCAGCTCGCCAAGACCAGTGAGCTGAAGAAAGTGCGTCGCGACATCGCTCGCGTGCGCACCGTTCTGAAAGAAAAGGTGGCTTGA
- the rplR gene encoding 50S ribosomal protein L18: MDKKQARLRRARKTRARIAELKMVRLSVHRTNCHIYAQIIDETGSRVLASASSLEAEVRSDLANGGNQAAAAVVGKRIAEKAKAAGIEKVAFDRSGFQYHGRIKALADAARESGLVF; the protein is encoded by the coding sequence ATGGACAAGAAACAAGCTCGACTCCGCCGTGCACGCAAAACCCGTGCTCGGATTGCGGAGCTCAAGATGGTGCGCCTTTCCGTACACCGCACCAACTGCCACATTTACGCTCAGATCATTGATGAGACTGGTAGTCGTGTGCTGGCCAGCGCTTCCTCCCTGGAAGCCGAAGTGCGCTCTGATCTTGCCAATGGTGGCAACCAGGCCGCTGCAGCCGTAGTCGGCAAGCGGATTGCCGAGAAAGCCAAGGCAGCTGGCATCGAAAAAGTCGCTTTTGATCGTTCGGGTTTCCAATACCACGGCCGTATCAAGGCGCTGGCCGATGCGGCTCGCGAAAGCGGCCTCGTATTCTAA
- the rpsD gene encoding 30S ribosomal protein S4, translated as MARYIGPKCKLARREGTDLFLKSARRALDSKCKLDSIPGQHGARKSRLSDYGVQLREKQKIRRIYGVLERQFRNYFAEASRLKGSTGENLLKLLESRLDNVVYRMGFGSTRAEARQLVSHKAIVVNGQVVNIPSFQVKAGDVVAIREKAKKQARIVEGLALAEQGGFPSWVSVDSKKMEGVFKSAPERSELAGDINEQLVVEFYSK; from the coding sequence ATGGCACGTTATATTGGCCCGAAATGTAAACTCGCGCGTCGCGAAGGTACCGACCTGTTCCTGAAGAGCGCGCGTCGTGCACTGGATTCCAAGTGCAAACTGGACAGCATTCCCGGTCAGCATGGCGCTCGCAAGAGCCGTCTGTCTGACTACGGCGTCCAACTGCGTGAAAAGCAGAAGATCCGCCGCATCTACGGCGTGCTCGAGCGCCAGTTCCGCAACTACTTCGCCGAAGCCTCGCGCCTGAAGGGCTCGACCGGCGAAAACCTGCTGAAGCTGCTGGAATCCCGCCTCGACAACGTCGTATACCGCATGGGCTTTGGCTCCACCCGCGCCGAAGCGCGCCAGCTGGTGAGCCACAAGGCTATCGTGGTGAACGGTCAAGTCGTGAACATCCCGTCCTTCCAGGTGAAGGCCGGCGATGTCGTCGCCATCCGCGAAAAAGCCAAGAAGCAGGCCCGTATCGTCGAAGGTCTGGCTCTGGCCGAACAGGGTGGTTTCCCTTCCTGGGTGTCGGTTGACTCCAAGAAGATGGAAGGTGTTTTCAAGTCGGCTCCGGAGCGTTCCGAACTGGCTGGCGATATCAACGAACAGCTCGTTGTGGAATTCTACTCCAAGTAA
- the rplE gene encoding 50S ribosomal protein L5, producing the protein MARFYDFYKESVVPELVKQFGYKSIMEVPRIEKITLNMGVGEAVADKKVMEHAVGDLEKIAGQKPVVTTARKSIAGFKIRDQYPIGCKVTLRRERMYEFLDRLVTIALPRVRDFRGVSAKSFDGRGNYNMGVREQIIFPEIEYDKIDALRGMNITITTTAKTDEEARALLAAFKFPFKG; encoded by the coding sequence ATGGCACGTTTCTACGATTTTTACAAAGAAAGCGTAGTGCCGGAGCTGGTAAAACAGTTCGGCTACAAGTCGATCATGGAGGTTCCCCGCATCGAGAAAATCACCCTGAACATGGGTGTGGGCGAAGCGGTGGCCGACAAGAAGGTAATGGAACACGCTGTAGGCGACCTCGAGAAAATCGCTGGTCAGAAGCCTGTAGTGACCACGGCACGCAAGTCGATCGCCGGCTTCAAGATTCGTGATCAATACCCGATCGGCTGCAAGGTCACGCTGCGCCGCGAGCGCATGTACGAATTCCTTGATCGCCTGGTGACCATCGCGCTGCCGCGCGTGCGTGACTTCCGTGGCGTGTCCGCCAAGTCCTTCGATGGCCGCGGCAACTACAACATGGGTGTTCGCGAACAGATCATCTTCCCGGAAATCGAGTACGACAAGATCGATGCGCTGCGTGGGATGAACATCACCATTACCACCACGGCGAAGACTGACGAAGAAGCCCGCGCACTGCTGGCTGCGTTCAAGTTCCCGTTCAAGGGTTAA
- the infA gene encoding translation initiation factor IF-1 codes for MAKEDTIQMQGEVLETLPNATFRVQLENGHVVLGHISGKMRMHYIRILPGDKVTVEMTPYDLSRARIVFRAK; via the coding sequence ATGGCTAAGGAAGATACCATTCAGATGCAGGGCGAGGTCCTGGAGACGTTGCCGAACGCAACCTTCAGGGTCCAGCTTGAGAATGGACACGTAGTGCTCGGGCATATTTCCGGAAAGATGCGGATGCATTACATCCGCATTCTTCCCGGCGATAAGGTCACGGTGGAGATGACTCCCTATGACTTGTCCCGTGCCCGAATCGTGTTCCGTGCAAAATAA
- the rpsN gene encoding 30S ribosomal protein S14: MATLALINREEKRAKLVAKFASKREQLLEIINNQSLSEEERFAARLKLQQLPRNASPVRQRRRCAVTGRPRGVFRKFGLGRNKLREIAMKGEIPGVVKASW; the protein is encoded by the coding sequence ATGGCAACACTTGCACTGATTAACCGTGAAGAGAAGCGCGCGAAGCTGGTCGCCAAATTCGCCAGCAAGCGTGAACAGCTCCTCGAAATCATCAATAACCAGAGCCTCTCGGAAGAAGAGCGTTTCGCCGCACGCCTGAAACTTCAGCAACTGCCGCGCAATGCCAGCCCGGTGCGCCAGCGTCGTCGCTGCGCCGTGACCGGTCGTCCGCGTGGCGTGTTCCGTAAATTCGGTCTGGGTCGCAACAAACTTCGTGAAATCGCCATGAAAGGCGAGATCCCGGGCGTTGTGAAGGCCAGCTGGTAA
- the rpsM gene encoding 30S ribosomal protein S13: MARIAGVNIPNHAHAVIGLQAIYGIGQTRAQQICAAAGVVPSTKVKDLTDAEMDKLREEVGKFTVEGDLRREITMSIKRLMDMGSYRGMRHRRGLPCRGQRTRTNARTRKGPRKAIAGKK; this comes from the coding sequence ATGGCCCGTATTGCAGGGGTAAACATCCCCAACCATGCGCATGCCGTTATCGGCCTGCAGGCTATTTACGGCATCGGTCAAACTCGTGCTCAGCAGATCTGCGCTGCAGCAGGTGTTGTTCCTTCCACGAAAGTGAAGGATCTGACCGACGCCGAAATGGACAAACTGCGTGAAGAAGTAGGCAAATTCACCGTAGAAGGTGACCTGCGCCGCGAAATTACCATGAGCATCAAGCGTCTGATGGACATGGGCTCTTACCGTGGCATGCGCCATCGTCGCGGCCTGCCGTGCCGCGGCCAGCGTACTCGCACCAATGCTCGCACTCGCAAGGGTCCGCGCAAGGCGATCGCCGGCAAGAAGTAA
- the rplN gene encoding 50S ribosomal protein L14, with amino-acid sequence MIQMQTMLEVADNTGARSVMCIKVLGGSKRRYASVGDIIKVSIKDAAPRGRVKKGDVYNAVVVRTAKGVRRPDGSLIKFDGNAAVLLNNKLEPIGTRIFGPVTRELRTERFMKIVSLAPEVL; translated from the coding sequence ATGATCCAAATGCAGACCATGCTTGAGGTCGCAGACAACACCGGTGCGCGTTCGGTTATGTGCATCAAGGTGCTGGGCGGTTCCAAGCGTCGCTATGCAAGTGTTGGCGATATCATCAAGGTGAGCATCAAGGATGCTGCTCCGCGTGGTCGCGTCAAGAAAGGCGATGTGTACAACGCTGTCGTGGTTCGCACGGCAAAGGGTGTACGCCGTCCGGACGGCTCGCTGATCAAGTTCGATGGCAACGCCGCCGTACTGCTGAACAACAAACTCGAGCCGATCGGCACTCGTATCTTCGGGCCGGTAACGCGTGAACTGCGTACCGAGCGCTTCATGAAGATCGTTTCGCTCGCTCCAGAAGTGCTGTAA
- the rplX gene encoding 50S ribosomal protein L24, with amino-acid sequence MRKIRKGDEVVVITGKDKGKRGTVLRVLDDKVVVEGVNVAKKHQKPNPVRGVAGGIVEKTMPVDVSNVAIFNPASQKADRVGFKTLEDGRKVRVFKSNGEVIGA; translated from the coding sequence ATGCGCAAAATTCGTAAGGGTGATGAAGTCGTAGTAATCACCGGCAAGGACAAGGGTAAGCGCGGCACCGTTCTCCGTGTTCTGGACGACAAGGTCGTTGTCGAAGGTGTGAATGTTGCTAAGAAGCACCAGAAGCCGAATCCGGTTCGTGGTGTTGCTGGTGGCATCGTTGAAAAGACCATGCCGGTCGATGTGTCCAATGTGGCCATCTTTAACCCGGCTAGCCAGAAGGCTGATCGCGTAGGCTTCAAGACTCTTGAAGACGGCCGCAAGGTGCGCGTATTCAAGTCCAATGGCGAAGTTATCGGGGCCTAA
- a CDS encoding glutaminase, with translation MDYQALLDEIAQDIVPYFGLGKVANYIPALAKINPQQFAISVATLDGRQYATGGADTRFSIQSLSKVFMLSLVLGRLGDNLWTRVGKEPSGNPFNSLVQLENENGIPRNPFINAGALVVTDLANSLYGDAKAVLLDLLRQESGTDDLTFDLEVAQSEKQHGDRNAALAHFMKSYGNMVNPVEQTLESYFHSCSITMSCAELARAGLYLANHGLSPVSGEPRLTRSQAKQVNAIMLTCGTYDAAGEFAYRVGLPCKSGVGGGILAIIPGKMSIAVWSPALDSQGNSLIGLEALDRFTTRTGLSIF, from the coding sequence ATGGACTATCAAGCTCTCCTCGATGAAATAGCCCAGGACATCGTTCCCTATTTCGGACTGGGCAAGGTGGCGAACTACATCCCCGCCCTGGCCAAGATCAACCCGCAACAATTCGCCATCAGCGTCGCCACGCTCGACGGCCGGCAATACGCCACCGGTGGTGCCGATACCCGCTTCTCCATCCAGAGCCTGTCCAAGGTCTTCATGCTCTCGCTGGTGCTCGGCCGTCTGGGCGACAACCTGTGGACCCGCGTCGGCAAGGAACCGTCGGGCAACCCGTTCAACTCGCTGGTACAGCTGGAGAACGAGAACGGCATCCCGCGCAACCCCTTCATCAACGCCGGCGCGCTGGTCGTAACCGACCTCGCCAATTCGCTGTATGGGGATGCCAAGGCCGTGCTGCTCGATTTGCTGCGTCAGGAAAGCGGCACCGACGACCTGACATTCGACCTCGAGGTCGCTCAGTCAGAAAAGCAGCACGGTGATCGCAACGCCGCGCTGGCGCACTTCATGAAAAGCTACGGCAACATGGTCAACCCGGTAGAGCAAACGCTGGAGAGCTATTTCCACAGCTGCAGCATCACCATGAGCTGCGCCGAGCTGGCGCGCGCCGGCCTCTACCTGGCCAACCATGGACTCTCGCCGGTCAGCGGCGAGCCGCGGCTGACCCGGAGCCAGGCCAAGCAGGTCAATGCCATCATGCTGACTTGCGGCACCTACGATGCCGCCGGCGAATTCGCCTACCGGGTGGGCCTGCCCTGCAAGAGTGGGGTGGGGGGAGGGATTCTGGCCATCATCCCGGGCAAGATGAGCATCGCCGTCTGGAGCCCGGCGCTCGACAGCCAGGGCAACTCGCTGATCGGGCTGGAGGCGCTGGACCGCTTCACGACCCGGACCGGCCTGTCGATTTTCTAA
- the rpsH gene encoding 30S ribosomal protein S8, with protein MSMHDPISDMLTRIRNAQRASKAAVSMPCSKLKVALAQVLKDEGYIEDFAVAGEEKKPVLDIQLKYYAGRPVIDRIERVSRPGLRVYKGSTEIPKVMNGLGVAIVSTSKGLMTDRKARAAGIGGELLCIVA; from the coding sequence ATGAGCATGCATGATCCTATTTCCGATATGTTGACCCGCATCCGCAACGCTCAGCGTGCTTCCAAGGCTGCCGTATCCATGCCTTGCTCCAAGCTGAAGGTTGCACTGGCCCAGGTGCTGAAGGATGAAGGTTATATCGAAGACTTTGCCGTAGCCGGCGAAGAGAAGAAGCCCGTCCTGGATATCCAGCTCAAGTACTATGCCGGTCGTCCGGTCATCGATCGCATTGAGCGCGTATCCCGTCCCGGCCTGCGTGTTTACAAAGGCTCCACCGAGATCCCGAAAGTAATGAACGGTCTGGGTGTGGCAATTGTATCCACCTCCAAAGGTCTGATGACTGATCGCAAGGCCCGCGCAGCCGGTATCGGCGGCGAGCTTCTCTGCATCGTGGCATAA
- the rpoA gene encoding DNA-directed RNA polymerase subunit alpha: MQNSASEFLKPRLIDVQPVSATHARVSMEPFERGYAHTLGNALRRILLSSMPGFAPTEVTIAGVLHEYSALDGVREDVVDILLNLKGVVLKLHGRDSVVLTLKKEGEGAVLAGDIELPHDVEVINPDHVICHLAAGGKIDLEVKVEKGRGYQPVSVRANQDENRAIGTIQLDASFSPVRRVSFGVESARVEQRTDLDRLVLDIETNGVIEPEQAVRNAARILMDQLSIFADLQGTAVEEVVEKAPPIDPILLRPVDDLELTVRSANCLKAENIYYIGDLIQRTETELLKTPNLGRKSLNEIKEVLASKGLTLGMKLENWPPAGLEKP, encoded by the coding sequence ATGCAAAACAGCGCTTCGGAATTTCTTAAACCGCGACTCATTGACGTGCAGCCGGTTTCGGCTACTCACGCGCGCGTATCGATGGAGCCGTTTGAACGTGGTTATGCCCATACCCTGGGTAACGCACTGCGTCGCATTCTGCTGTCCTCGATGCCGGGTTTTGCTCCGACCGAAGTCACTATCGCTGGCGTTTTGCATGAGTATTCCGCTCTTGATGGCGTTCGCGAGGATGTCGTCGACATCCTCCTGAACCTCAAGGGCGTGGTGCTTAAGCTGCATGGTCGTGACAGCGTCGTACTCACCCTCAAGAAAGAGGGCGAGGGCGCTGTTCTGGCTGGCGATATCGAGTTGCCGCATGATGTTGAGGTGATCAATCCGGATCACGTCATCTGCCATCTGGCCGCAGGCGGCAAGATCGATCTGGAAGTGAAGGTCGAAAAAGGTCGCGGCTATCAGCCGGTTAGCGTTCGCGCCAATCAGGACGAAAACCGTGCCATCGGTACTATTCAGCTGGATGCTTCGTTCTCTCCGGTCCGCCGGGTGAGCTTTGGCGTGGAAAGCGCCCGCGTCGAGCAGCGTACCGACCTGGATCGCCTGGTGCTCGATATCGAGACCAATGGGGTGATCGAACCTGAGCAAGCCGTGCGTAACGCCGCGCGCATCCTGATGGATCAGCTGTCGATCTTTGCTGATCTGCAAGGCACTGCGGTTGAAGAAGTCGTTGAAAAGGCGCCGCCGATCGATCCGATCCTGCTGCGTCCGGTCGACGATCTTGAACTGACGGTTCGTTCGGCTAACTGCCTGAAGGCCGAGAACATTTATTACATCGGTGACCTGATTCAGCGTACCGAGACCGAGCTTCTGAAGACTCCGAACCTCGGTCGCAAGTCCCTGAATGAGATCAAGGAAGTTCTCGCGTCCAAAGGCCTGACTCTCGGCATGAAGCTGGAAAACTGGCCGCCGGCAGGGCTGGAAAAACCGTAA
- the secY gene encoding preprotein translocase subunit SecY, with amino-acid sequence MANTSLVSNGNKFADLKRRVLFLIGALIVYRIGAHIPVPGINPAELAKLFHSSQTGLLDMFNMFSGGALSRFTVFAIGIMPYISASIILQLGSEIIPTLKELKKEGDAGRRKITQYTRYATVLLATFQSFGIAVMLYKQPNLVVTPQWEFYLTTVVTLVTGTMFLMWLGEQITERGIGNGISLIICAGIAAGVPSAIGKTLTLTSQGSLPILFAIVLFASVILVTYLVVFAERGQRKVLVNYAKRQVGNRVMQGQSTHMPLKLNMAGVIPPIFASSIILFPATVLGWFGNTEGMGWLKAVADKLHPGQPIYVLLYATAIIFFCYFYTALVFNPKETADNLKKSGAFIPGIRPGEQTSRYIEKIILRLTLIGAIYITLVCLLPEFLILKWNVPFYFGGTSLLIIVVVTMDFMAQVQSYILSHQYESLLKKANFKGNALTR; translated from the coding sequence GTGGCGAATACTTCTCTAGTCTCTAATGGCAACAAGTTTGCCGATCTGAAGCGGCGTGTGCTGTTCCTGATCGGTGCACTGATCGTTTACCGCATTGGTGCGCATATACCTGTACCCGGTATCAACCCTGCCGAACTAGCGAAGTTGTTCCACTCGTCGCAGACGGGCCTCCTCGACATGTTCAACATGTTCTCGGGCGGGGCCCTTTCCAGATTTACGGTATTTGCCATCGGCATCATGCCGTACATCTCGGCCTCCATCATTCTGCAGTTGGGCTCGGAAATCATCCCGACGCTCAAGGAGCTGAAGAAAGAGGGCGACGCTGGACGTCGTAAGATAACCCAGTACACACGTTACGCGACTGTTTTGCTGGCGACTTTCCAGAGTTTCGGCATTGCAGTGATGCTTTATAAGCAGCCTAACCTGGTGGTGACTCCTCAGTGGGAGTTTTACCTGACGACTGTGGTTACGCTGGTGACCGGCACCATGTTCCTGATGTGGCTTGGTGAACAGATAACCGAACGGGGTATCGGCAACGGTATTTCCCTGATTATCTGTGCCGGTATCGCCGCCGGCGTACCCTCCGCGATCGGTAAAACGCTGACCCTGACTAGTCAGGGTTCGTTGCCTATCCTGTTTGCCATCGTGCTGTTTGCATCGGTGATCCTGGTTACCTATCTGGTCGTGTTCGCCGAACGCGGTCAGCGCAAGGTGCTGGTGAACTATGCCAAGCGCCAGGTTGGCAATCGCGTCATGCAGGGCCAGAGCACGCATATGCCGCTCAAGCTCAACATGGCGGGGGTGATTCCGCCGATCTTTGCTTCCAGCATCATCCTGTTTCCGGCCACCGTTCTCGGCTGGTTCGGCAACACGGAAGGCATGGGCTGGCTGAAAGCGGTTGCAGACAAACTGCATCCGGGTCAGCCGATCTATGTCCTGCTGTATGCAACGGCGATCATTTTCTTCTGTTATTTCTACACGGCCCTGGTGTTCAACCCGAAGGAGACCGCGGATAACCTGAAGAAGAGTGGTGCCTTCATCCCGGGGATTCGTCCAGGTGAGCAGACTTCGCGTTATATCGAGAAGATCATTCTGCGGCTGACGCTGATCGGTGCGATTTACATCACGCTGGTTTGCCTGTTGCCGGAGTTCCTGATCCTGAAGTGGAACGTGCCGTTCTACTTTGGCGGGACCTCGCTGTTGATCATCGTCGTGGTGACGATGGACTTCATGGCGCAGGTGCAGTCGTACATTTTGTCGCACCAGTATGAGAGCTTGCTGAAGAAGGCCAACTTCAAAGGCAACGCTCTTACCCGCTGA
- the rplO gene encoding 50S ribosomal protein L15: MLLNTIKPGAGAKHAKRRVGRGIGSGLGKTAGRGHKGQKSRAGGFHKVGFEGGQMPLQRRLPKRGFKSLSAGKTAEVRLSELNQLPVDEIDLLALKQAGIVAAQALVAKVVLSGKVERALKLRGVAVTAGARAAIEAAGGSIVE; the protein is encoded by the coding sequence ATGTTGCTGAATACCATTAAGCCGGGCGCTGGCGCCAAGCACGCCAAGCGTCGCGTTGGCCGTGGCATCGGCAGCGGTCTGGGCAAGACTGCTGGCCGTGGTCACAAGGGCCAGAAGAGCCGTGCCGGTGGCTTCCACAAGGTCGGTTTCGAAGGCGGTCAGATGCCGCTGCAGCGCCGCCTGCCGAAGCGTGGCTTCAAGTCCCTGTCCGCTGGCAAGACTGCCGAAGTTCGCCTGTCCGAACTGAATCAGCTGCCGGTTGATGAAATTGATTTGCTCGCCCTCAAGCAAGCCGGCATCGTTGCCGCCCAGGCCCTGGTGGCCAAGGTGGTGCTGTCTGGCAAGGTTGAGCGTGCTCTGAAGCTGCGTGGCGTGGCCGTTACGGCCGGTGCCCGCGCTGCTATCGAAGCCGCTGGCGGCAGTATCGTTGAATAA
- the rpsE gene encoding 30S ribosomal protein S5, whose translation MAKHEIEDRGDGLIEKMIGVNRVTKVVKGGRIMAFSALTVVGDGDGGIGMGKGRSKEVPVAVQKAMESARRNMVKIPLKNGTLHHTVIGKHGATTVFMQPAKEGTGVKAGGPMRAIFDAMGVRNVSAKVHGSTNPYNVVRATLDGLNKIFVPSQIAAKRGLTVEEILGVEHE comes from the coding sequence ATGGCTAAGCACGAAATCGAAGATCGTGGCGACGGTCTGATCGAGAAAATGATCGGTGTCAACCGCGTCACCAAAGTGGTGAAGGGTGGCCGTATCATGGCTTTCTCCGCTCTCACCGTAGTAGGTGATGGCGACGGCGGTATCGGCATGGGTAAGGGCCGTTCCAAGGAAGTGCCGGTTGCTGTGCAGAAGGCAATGGAATCGGCACGCCGCAACATGGTCAAGATCCCGCTGAAAAACGGTACCCTGCATCACACCGTGATCGGCAAGCACGGTGCTACCACCGTGTTCATGCAGCCCGCCAAAGAAGGTACCGGTGTGAAGGCCGGTGGCCCGATGCGCGCCATCTTTGACGCAATGGGTGTTCGCAACGTGTCCGCCAAGGTGCACGGTTCGACCAACCCGTACAACGTCGTGCGTGCAACCCTGGACGGTCTGAACAAGATCTTCGTTCCTTCGCAGATCGCCGCCAAGCGTGGCCTGACTGTCGAGGAAATCCTGGGGGTGGAGCATGAGTAA
- the rpsQ gene encoding 30S ribosomal protein S17, with protein sequence MSETKVVRTLTGKVVSDKMDKTVTVLVERKVKHPIYGKIIRRSKKFHAHDENNEFRAGDTVVISESRPLSKTKSWVVTALVEKARQV encoded by the coding sequence ATGAGCGAAACCAAAGTCGTACGTACGCTGACCGGCAAGGTGGTCAGCGACAAGATGGATAAGACTGTTACCGTGCTGGTCGAGCGCAAAGTTAAGCACCCGATCTACGGCAAGATTATCCGTCGTTCCAAGAAGTTCCACGCACACGACGAGAACAACGAGTTCCGTGCTGGCGATACCGTTGTCATCAGCGAATCCCGCCCGCTCTCGAAGACCAAGTCGTGGGTTGTGACTGCACTGGTCGAGAAAGCTCGTCAAGTGTAA